In a single window of the Bactrocera dorsalis isolate Fly_Bdor chromosome 2, ASM2337382v1, whole genome shotgun sequence genome:
- the LOC105225791 gene encoding sarcocystatin-A: MISTKLFVLFGCVIAVVLAMPNEQLLGGVSQLSGEDLKQAQEELQNSLTKLATGDGPAYKISKVNSASSQVVSGTLYKFNVDLISGNNEVKNCNVEIWSQPWLPEGIQVTFDCEGEEKIVRKHSA, translated from the exons atgattAGCACTAAGTTATTTGTGTTGTTCGGGTGTGTCATCGCAGTAGTTCTCGCTATGCCTAATGAA CAATTACTTGGAGGCGTCAGCCAACTCAGCGGTGAGGATTTAAAGCAGGCTCAAGAAGAACTTCAAAATTCATTGACTAAATTGGCGACGGGCGATGGACCCGCTTATAA AATCTCGAAAGTGAACTCAGCAAGCTCACAAGTTGTGTCTGGTACGCTCTACAAATTCAATGTGGACCTTATTTCGGGAAATAATGAAGTGAAGAACTGCAATGTGGAAATCTGGTCTCAACCCTGGTTGCCAGAGGGTATTCAAGTCACTTTCGACTGCGAGGGTGAAGAGAAGATTGTGCGTAAGCACAGTGCTTAA
- the LOC105225792 gene encoding sarcocystatin-A-like has product MISAKLFVLFGCVIAVVLALPNEHLVGGATPLSGEDLKQAQEELQNSLTKLAAGDGPAYKISKVNSASSQVVSGTLYKFNADLIAGNKEVKNCNVEIWSQRWLPEGIQVTFDCEGEEKIVRKHSA; this is encoded by the exons atgattaGCGCTAAGTTATTTGTGTTGTTCGGGTGTGTCATCGCAGTAGTTCTTGCTCTGCCTAATGAA caCTTAGTTGGAGGCGCTACCCCACTCAGCGGTGAGGACTTAAAGCAGGCTCAAGAAGAACTTCAAAATTCATTAACCAAATTGGCGGCGGGCGACGGACCCGCTTATAA AATCTCGAAAGTAAACTCAGCAAGCTCCCAAGTTGTCTCTGGTACGCTCTACAAATTCAATGCGGACCTTATTGCGGGAAATAAGGAAGTGAAGAATTGCAATGTGGAAATCTGGTCTCAACGTTGGTTGCCAGAGGGCATTCAAGTCACTTTCGACTGCGAGGGTGAGGAGAAGATTGTGCGTAAGCACAGTGCTTAA
- the LOC105225794 gene encoding N66 matrix protein, translated as MKKLSFMLVLAMLSVCFLSAANCEDDDTVDDDNDNDTGSNDTGNNDNDDNDKDTGNNDNDDNDEDTGSNDTGNNNDDDNDEDTGSNDNDDNDNDTGSNDNDDNDEDTGSNDNDDNTGDTDNNGGSDNTSGTDNNGGSNNNGGSNNGNGGGTGIGNSGSKPSGPVRKRVRMRNFKYTIRKKVVKQQIRGNKVVLRGNKKAKDRKRINNRSGAKSGLRVYKPAIITG; from the coding sequence ATGAAGAAATTGAGTTTTATGTTGGTGTTAGCGATGCTCAGCGTATGCTTTCTATCTGCAGCCAATTGTGAAGACGATGATACCGTCGATGACGATAATGACAATGATACTGGCAGCAATGATACTGGCAACAATGATAACGACGATAATGATAAAGACACTGGCAACAATGATAACGACGATAATGATGAAGATACTGGCAGCAATGATACTGGCAACAATAATGACGATGATAATGATGAAGATACTGGTAGCAATGATAACGACGACAATGACAATGATACTGGCAGCAATGATAACGATGATAATGATGAAGATACTGGCAGCAATGATAACGACGATAACACTGGTGATACTGACAACAATGGTGGCAGCGATAATACTAGTGGAACTGACAACAATGGTGGCAGCAACAATAACGGAGGTAGCAATAACGGCAATGGTGGTGGAACTGGCATTGGAAATAGCGGAAGCAAGCCATCAGGTCCGGTTCGTAAAAGGGTTAGAATGCGGAATTTCAAATATACAATACGGAAAAAAGTGGTGAAACAACAGATACGTGGAAATAAGGTGGTACTACGCGGAAACAAAAAGGCCAAAGACCGAAAACGTATAAATAATCGTAGTGGAGCAAAATCTGGCTTACGTGTATATAAACCTGCAATTATTACTGGATAA